A single window of Mycolicibacterium madagascariense DNA harbors:
- a CDS encoding dodecin: protein MSEHTYRVVEIVGTSPEGVDAAIRNGISRASQTLRELDWFEVQSVRGELKDGAVAHFQVSLKVGFRLE from the coding sequence ATGAGCGAACACACCTATCGAGTGGTGGAAATCGTCGGCACGTCCCCCGAGGGCGTCGACGCGGCCATCCGCAACGGCATCAGCCGAGCCTCTCAAACCCTGCGCGAACTCGACTGGTTCGAGGTGCAGTCGGTCCGGGGCGAGCTGAAAGATGGTGCGGTAGCGCATTTCCAGGTCTCGCTGAAGGTCGGGTTCCGGCTCGAATAA